A segment of the Mastacembelus armatus chromosome 7, fMasArm1.2, whole genome shotgun sequence genome:
GGTTATGGGGTCCGTTTCCATCCCACAACGCACAGGACATCCCGAGCACACAGGCTGATGGCAGGCACATCGACCTGAAATGATTTCAGGTGAAACTTTATTGTTCCAAAGGGAAAAAAGACTTTAGCTTTAGTTTAGCTCTAGTGTTCAGACTCTGACTGTTAAATCAATAAAGAAAGTGAAATTAACAACAATAACTGTGACAGAATTTTAAAGAGTCATATTGTCGTGTAAACACTCAActtggtttgtttgttgtctggTGCAGACGGTGTTTTTTCCTCAATGACACGTTTTCTCCCGGATTGCTGAAAACAGCAAACGCAACCGGGAATTTCGTGTCAGCCATGAATTACACCTGGAACAGCTGTTGAGGagcttatttgtttattttcagtttgtaaaGTACATCGCTACACTTTGTTCTTCCCACTTCTGTATCCATCAGTGGACATTTGAAATAAATCTACACATTTGAGCTCCATGAAAGTGTGAATCTTGGCATCATTACCTGCTCTACAGGTAGACTCATCAACCAACAGTGTTAGCGCTCTGATTTCCTGCTGCCTGACAGGAACATGATATTGACACAGCAACGCTTTCTCTAAATGCCACGTCTCAGTGCTACCACCTTTGTTGTTCAGTCAACATCAGTATCTACTGAAGCCACACTCATGAACTGCTCTTTCAGCTGAAAATAAAGATGACCGTGGGTTTAGACACCAGTCGGCTGATGGAGGAGAGAGTTGCCTTTACTTTCATGACGCTGTCGTACAAGAAGAGTCAGTCAGGGAACTGAAGCTGAATTAAACCTAGAGCGTGTCCTATATATGAGTTCAGCTTGGGGCACGCCTACCAGCTGACTCATTAGGTTGTTTTGCATCTCCTTGTCATGGTCCATTAACCTCTGCAGACGGTGTCCTCCTGTCATCTCTCTGAGCTTTGCTCACACCAAAGTACAGACCTgcactattttctttttcttccttaaaACCATGCatgtaaagaaagaaacagtggACAGAAACAGGCCCTcagttcttttgttttcctctgtgcttCAACACATCAGACCCTGCTCTGACTTCCAGCTGCAGGCGGGTTTCTGTCCAGTTGTTCAGCTGTTGGAAGATTAAACCTTGAGGAGCAGATATAACTAACTGTGTGTGTCGCTCATCACTTCAGGTCTTTGAAAGCCCTCAGTCTTTATGCAGGACAAACATTTCAGACAGTAGACGGATGTTTGATGTTCAATAAATCATTCATCCTCATCAGCTTTGGGAAATAAACAAGTACACAAACTCTGGTAGATGCTTGGTAACTGAAAGTCTTCATTATTATCTCCAGCTGTTAGCCGCAGTTACTCTGCCGCACACTGGGTGGCGCTATAAGCCGACCTTCCACTGGTTCAACACGGAAATTCACCTCGACGGAAACACGGACTGCATGTCATTAGTTCCGCTAAGGAAACGCAGCCAATGCGGTCCTCCTGTGCAGCCAATACCCGACATCGATCAGTGATCGGCTGGGACGTTGCACGTAAACCCCGCGGTGTTGACGCTTAGCACAACGGGCATCAGCCGCAATCAGCGTGAGCGCGTTTCCCCGGGAGAGATGAGCGTCGTGTGGTTGTGCTGATACAGCTCCCTGCTTGTGTTGTTGTGGTGGAGATGATGGAGAATAACGTTACCGAGGAGCCTTCTCCGCTCCGGATCACCCCTACCGTCCGGGCGCTGGGCTCCGCACTGCGTGGGAAGCGTGAAAACGTCCCCGAGTCCAGTCGCGGAAACAGCAACAGGATCTTCCCCGAACCCGAGAAGCTTTGGTTCAAGGAGAGCAGCGCCAAAAATCTGCGAAACAGGGACTTCTTGTCTCCGAGCACGATGCTAAACACGCTGTACGCGGACGGACAGGTTGGTttggctgctgctttttttcatttaacgCTCATTCTGCGGGTTTTATCGTATTATCAGCACCAGAAATAGCCATTAACACCGATTAGCGCTCACAGCCCTTTTCACCGATGGAGTCAGCACTGGGATTTCTCATTATCACTATAACTGTAGCATTATAACTTTACATGTTCCAACTTCCGCTGAGCAAAATAGTCCCAGCACTGATGTTTGATAAGATTTTAATGTAGCGCAGTAATATTTCATATAAGGTGTTTTCAACTGTTTCGAACGTGACTTGGCCAATAGGAGCAGAGCACCGGAACTACCTGCTTTATAAGGCCCCGCTGCTTCCTCTGGGTGTCACAGAAGTTCAGTAAAACTTCCAGAAACCTCCAGAAATCTTCACGGCTTTTAATGATAGCGAGGGGACCAGAAGGTTCCAGAGAGGCCGCTAACTTTGCCCCATCAGGATCGACCAGACTCCAAAAGCCTGCGGCCGTAATTATGAACCCATGCGGACCAGATGCAATGTGGGTCAAACACGCACAGCTGCAGCCTGGTTGTGCTGAAAAATCTCAAGGCCTGTTTTGTTCTTTATATCTGTCTGTCAGACGGATAGTGATGAAGGTTATGCAGCTTTCCCCGGTGGGAGTGTTCACGTGTCCCTGTGCAGGAAGATGATAAATGTGCCTTATGTTGTCGAACCTGACCCTAGGTATCTGTGTCTGCGTGGACTCACGTCACATTGCATCATGagcttgcgtgggttttctccaggtactctggtttcctcccacagtccaaaaacatgtatgtcaggttgattggtgactctaaattgcccataggagtgagtgtgagtgtgtgaggttgtttgtctctatgtggccctgtgatggactggggacctgtccagggtggacccctgcctttcacccaaagagagctgggacaggctccagcagatccctgggaccctggttaggaataagtgggtatagataatggatggatggatgataagCAGTTACCAATGTCTGATCTTTCTCTGCAGAGGCTGTCAGCTCATGTCACTCCCCTCATGTCGTTCATCAGTCTCTGATGATTCTCTGTATCCATTCAGGTGCCTCCAGCTGTGATGTCCAGGGTGCTGTCTCTCCGTGGCAGTGGGGTTCTCCCTGTAGCAGCTGGGGAGGTGATGGACGAAGGGCTGAGGGTGCGAGTGGACCGAGCTGCAGCCTTCAGGGCCGTTCTGGCAGGTGGAGCCACTGAGTACCTGATGCCCTCAAGCAAGAAGCAGGGCTGTGTGGTCCTGAACTGCCCAGCACTGCACTCTAAACCCAACACACCCACTCCTGATACACTGACTCTGGGCCAGTTGAGGACAGTTCTCTTGGCTGACCACATGGGGGCGCTGCTGAGAAGACAGGGGTGAGGTTCTGGATTTATCCTAGCAGGGCAAAATGCTCTTATGTGTAGAGGGAAATTGTCAAAGCATGGATCTATCAGAGAACATTCTATAGAACAAATATATGTAGTGAATTATAATACTAACAGATTTATATTTACATCCACTTTCTTCATTACAAATAGAATATCTTTGgatttttgatgttttgatgtttggaGAAAGTATTTAACTTTAAgacattaaaaagtcatttcCATCATATTAAAGACTAAATCTTTAATAAAGTAATTGACTACATTGCCAGTGAAAATAATAGTTGCAAGCCAAAAAAATGGCGCTGTGGTTAATACCCTTATTCTTGCTTGGGTCAGATTTGAAGTGACCTATTGCCCCACGCTTCCTGAAGACAGCGATATCATCACTTTCCTCCGAGCTCTGGGGATTGATTGGCCGACAGCTCCAGCCAACTGGACCAATGAGGAGCGTGAGGAGAAGATCCAGGAGGCGCTGGAGAACTGCAcgtacaaagagagagaaacggAGAGAGGCAGGAGAACtagtggaggagggaggaaggtgGAGGATGGGGAGAACGAGAGAGCGCTACGAATCAACCTTAAACGGGTGTTCCAGGAGGAGGGGCTGCTGGGATATGACCCTAGCCTTGGTACCTGTACAGGTGAGGCCACATGCTTTTGAGAATCTGTTGatatttttgctgcagtttaTGGTTATATTATAAGGGTACACccatgctcttttttttttctttcatcttgttATTTTCTCACTTTGTTTCAGTGGTGACAAATTAAATTTAGTGTAAAGCTTTTATGTTAAAAGTTATTTAAACAGAACAATCTTTTTATTGTTGACCGAAGGATTGTCACCCACTTCCTGCAGAGCGTTTGTGACATATTTCATGCTTTCTTGCAGCATCGTTTAAAATCTACCCACAGATCTTAAGTGATGCTGAGGTCAGAGGACTGTGAGGGATTTTCCAAAAGCTTCTGTGGTTCATGGTGGATTTTCAGGCTTGGTTATCCAGATGTAGATGACAGCCCTTTTTTACTTTCGCATTCTTGACTGACTGCATGGCAGTGTCATcctgggtggggggggggttaatgCTGCTCTTCTTTTCCCCAAATCACTGGCTCTTTCAAATATTGGTTTGCATACTTCACATGTCGGCGTTTGTGATGAGGTTGCAGGTAAGGTTTTCTTCTGACGGCTCTCCCATGTGTACCCTTACTCCATACATACCCTAACAGACAGGCTTAAGTGTGCTATCTGCTTAGTGTTGGCAAGAAGTCCAGTTGGTGTATTACCCAAGATCCTTTAATAAACTACCCGTGTTGCGTCATCGCAGCTTTATGTGAGGCAAAGATTAGTGTGGTAACACTTGGTATTATCAGTTTCCTGGTAAGCGATTGTTGGTATATCTGTTTCAGtacacagagacagtgtttcCCACCTGGCACAGCTGGACCTAGCCACAGCCGACTGcacagtgagacacacacactcacaaatgtGCACTatacaaacacatttctttcttgATAGAAATAACAGACAGTAAAGACACTGATTGTATGTCCCTGTTGTATTTTTCACAGGTAGCCACAGCAACAGCGTTACACGTGACTTCCTGTCAAGATGAGTTCCGCCAGCAGCAGATAGCAATGCTTTGGAGAGCTAGTGGAGCAATGCATACACAggtaatcacacacacacacacacacacacacacacacacacacacacacacacacacacacacacacacacacacacacacacacagatacatgcaaCCATCTGGCTACTGCATTGAGTTCTTCTTTCTAcctgttctgttctgtgtgtctgcagagacaTCTGGTGTGTGGGCCTGTGAAGACCCCTGGTTCTCACCTTACTGCTGCACAGTACCTGCAGTAAGACTCGTGACTTTCTTTGTCTACACTTGTCTCTTTTCACCCTTTCTGTCTTTACCTCTGTTTCCCATATTTGCTCTGCCCTGTCTGCCTTCCCCACCTCTTCTGATAACACTAAATTAAAAGAACATTTGTGGGTGATGATGCAGTTCTTTGTCTGTTATGCATAATGAGGTTTTCATAGTTCTTGTCCTCCTCGTCTTTTCCAGACTGAGAAGAGGTCAAATGAAAGAGGCCTCAGAGATGAAGTATGGAGATCAAGTGGAAGGTTTGTTTACACACATTAAACattctgtatttatgtatatgCTCATTGTGATcaccatatacatatatgcacacatggATGTTGCAtaaaaatgtggatttttattGCAAAACACTTCATCTTATTTAAGGTTAAGTTACACTTGGTAATCATTGGAAAAAGTATGAtcgtttgtttttattgcaccATAAAATATCTGCCTTAATAGGATGTTATATAACATTTTGGAACTTAATGAATCGTAATGCGTAATTgctatttgattatttttaattgtgtttctaGTGAAATTTtgctcatttacattttgttttgctttatttaaatacagttgTGCAGTTGATGAACCAATTGCACAGCTGTGTACAACTGAAAAGTACCATGAAAATACTTAGTGTTACATCTATATTGAAACATTTTTCCAGTTGCACTAACTTTGCAAAGATAGTCTGGAAATGTCAAACAGGCCACAAGACACCATGTCATTCCTCCCTGACCTTATGACCTCCCTGATACTAATAAGTATTAACTATAGATGAAGTCAGTGAATTGGTGTGAAGTACCGTCTCTTCCTCTATAGGTCAGACATGGGATGACATCATCAGGGTCATGACCTCTGCCACTGTCAGATTTGAGCTGCTGTCAACGGTCCACACCAGCCCTGTGAGTTAATACAATCTTTATGTTTGCACCTAATGTGTCTCGAAGCAAGTGATACGCTGCATTGTCAGGAATtaaggaagtgtgtgtgtttgatttgacaAGCCTGACAGTTATGATCGCCTCTGTTCAGAGAAATTAATTGAAGCTTGTTCTGTGTTGTGATTAGTTGTGCCAGAATGATTGACAGCTGTCTGTTTAGGTGACACTGGATGTCCAGAGAGAGGGCGGCGTGTCCACCAAGGGACCGAGAGGAGGCGTGTTTGTGATGTATAATTGTGCCAGACTGCACACTCTGTTTGACAGCTATGAGAGAGGAGTGGAGAAAGGTAAGAAGTGTGCTTTTCAGGAGATTCTTGTTTTACTTAATATTGGCACTTTGTCATAAGATAGAAGTTGCAGATTTCATGACTGTTTATCTGCAGGTCTTTACCCAGAAATCCCTGAAGGCTCCCAACTCGACTTCTCTGCTCTGAAAGAAGAGGTACtactttttctctgctgtttccttTCATGCCTTTAGGtttcctttgtgtttatttttctttccttccattAAAAAGATGTTTGACTATAAACTGTAAGTTCTGATGGCAGCACCTCAGTAGTGATGCTtttgtgctgtctctgtgctgtgattgACAGGGCGAGTGGCTTCTCCTGTTCAATTACGTCATTCCATTCTCCGAGCTGCTCGACCAATCAGGGCAAGCGTTAGACAGTGAAGGGGGAGGAGCCAGAGTCAACATTAAGACAGAGCAGGTAGGAGGATTTCCAGATATGTGATCAGTGGTATGCCTTCAACTACAGTCTGCAGTTGAGATGTTTTTGTAACTCATCAATGTGTTCGTCTTCCTCAGATCTGTAAATTTCTCGTGTCTCTCAGTAAAGACTTCAGCTCGTACTACAACAGAGTCCATGTGCTGGGGGTGAggatgtatttatatatttctgtgtgtcttttcattAAGGAGATCAGGCTGATTACTGGATTACATCATGGATGTCTATGATGCGTGTGTGATTTTGCATGTGCAGTATCTGTGTTCCCTTCCTGTTGTACACTACATGCAgattagtgtgttttttttttgtttgtttttttttgtcagctttGTCTCTTTAAATCTCTAAGCATCATCTTCCCTTTGTCTTTCTATTATTTAAcccttttcttgtctttctgtccagGAGCCGTTACCTCATCTCTTTAACCAGATGTTTTGTCGTCTGTATCTGTTGAGAGCGTTGAGAGAGCTCTACCACAGCGCCCTGGACACCCTTACTCTGCCCCCCATCAGGCAGCTATAGCCTCGACATAGTTCACTCGTCCTGTGCTCAGTGGTAGCGCTACCTCCCCACCCACAAACTCACTTACATTTTGCAATTGTAGCTTCATGATATAGACATTTCAAATTAAGTGTATCCGACTGACACAATTTTTACCTTTCCCTAGTTTTGACAGTGTTGTAGTTCAGTCTCTGGCTGTTACAGTCAGAGACTGTTTTATCTGCCCACTATGTAGCTTTTATAGCTTATTGTGAATGATTGCTGTAGCTCAAcatactgctgctgttttgaagtGGTCATTATCCATCAATCATGTAATGCAATGTCAGTTCGTTTTCCAGTAACATCTGAGCTGTTCGTATGttgttaaaggaacagtttgacaCATTTGAGTTCTTCTTGGGTGAGAAGGTCAATAACGTTACTACTCACACATGTCAACAGTAAATCTGAAGCAACTATGAGCTTAGTTTTTCATACAGGCTGGAGCCACAGGCATCGTCTAACAGAGGCACCTGTAAAGCTCAGAAAATTAACACGTGGCTATGCTGTCACTTCGTTCTTCACTGGGACCAGTTGTCTTATAACGGAAGGGCATTTACTGGTTCCACTTGAGAACCCCCACCCTCCTTTTAGACGGCAGAATTCGGCTTCAGTTTTGTTATGGATTAAAGAAACAGGACCAAGCCAAGCTGTTGCCTCCCGCtctcagtctttatgctaaactaagctaacataagctaagctaacttgaagtttttattttccccTTCTCTAACTCTgagtaagaaagaaaataagtttAATTCCCACAATATCAAACTCTTCTTTTACGTTCGGATTAGTGGCTCCATTAGGCAACGTAAGCCAAATGTGACAAATCAACATTGTCTCAGTTAATGGAGATATGTGCTCTAATCATGTTACCATGCAGCATGTTTATGTACCTTTTACCCAACAACCCACAGAACCGAACCAGATACTAGAGATTAGTCCCATATAAACTGTGGTAAGACTTTATCTTCCTAAATtgctgtattattattttagtgtcCTCAACGTGACGTCACTTAACTCAAATCTTTGAAACACACAAGTGTCCTAGTCACTGTCTGAGGTTTTGTTGTTGAGGGTCCAATTACATGTGTTACCTTCCTTGTATTTACAATGCCATACAAATACTTAGATAGCTTTAAAACCAAGTGTCGACctgtacaatatatatattcttCATAGTGAGTCTTAATTGCTGTGTTCACATAATTACTCACAGCCCTCAGATTAGTTCTATCTATCATTGCTTGACAAATCACAAGTGTACCAGATATAGAAGGCGTgacaaaaaaaagtgcaaaacaaTGCATGACCAGCATTTAGGTCGTTGTGCCAACATGTTATAAAATGCATGATATggcatgaaaatatatatatatcttaagAATTTTATGccaaatgtgttatttattaaATCTGGGGGGTTGAGGGGATAATGACCTAAAATTGAAAtctctgaaatgtgtttgttgcCATTTCAGTTacctatttgtgtgtgtgtgtgtgtgtgtgtgtgtgtgtgtgtggtttttctagtttattttacattaaaagaaaacagtggtATCACAGGCGGAGATCAAATACCTTACAGGCTCACTTCTCACTGCATGAAATGTTGTGACTGAATTTTTAATGGACTTTTTGGAGATTTTATTTACCATGAAAAGGGAAACATGTTTAGCCgacactgttttatttaaaataccTGTCTACTGTTAATTGATGCTGTATTTACTACAGTATTAAAGTATTCTTTGTTTTACTCACCCTATGCTGTCCACTGTCTGTATGCTCAGTTTGTGTCTATCTGTggtgtgtttcatgttttggcatcttttcatcacacacacatcaaaatcTCTGACCTCCTCCCATCTGTCTGGTAAGAGGCCTTGTCTGTCCTTTTATTTATCCAGTCCTCACATGTAGAGCTGATCCTCACCTCTGCTGATATGAACGGGCTTCATCTCACAGCAGAACAGCTACACAATAACGCCGATGTTTTTAACGACAGTAGAGGGATAGGAGTGCAGGAGCAGAAACACTACTTTTTAAAAACGGGGAGAATTACTCAGCCTTGTGACAGATGTCATCAATTTCATTCGTTTTCTTACAATAGTAAAACAATTATTCAGAAACCAAACTGAACACAAATCTGCAAAGTGAAAATGCACTTGTAGCTGGTAACATTTACAATTCTGCTTCACAAGCTGTCTCTGCCTGTGAAGTATCTAATCCCATCTAAATATACATAATAGTGCCAAACCTTCTCCTACACACATCTGTCCACCTACACCCGTCTGCAGGATTGAATCTATGTGTTTGTCTGCGGCTACAGTGTCAGATGCATGTAGGCACTGACACTGCTCTGCTGCTATACACTGCCTTTAGGTCGCACAGTCACTGGATTCATACAACCCTGGCAGCATGACatactgtttgtgtttaccCCTTTTCTCCAATTACATCCTTTTTTCTTGAGTGGAAATTCTCACATGCTGTTTTCTTCCTTCCCCTCTGCTGATTGTTTGGCCTTCATTTATAAATTACTGTCTGATTACAGAgattttctgattctgattcagaATTACTTTGGCTACATCACATTTCTCCTCaggttttctgttatttagcaCAACCTAAAAGCTATTTCTATGAGTTATCTGTGGTGGGAATCCTGTGGACGTACGTTCACTTGCTCTTATGAAATTGTTATAAATTGTGCACAaagttttgatattttataaatgAGGCCTTCTGCATTACATGCAGTTTGTCTTAACTGAAAGTCCTTGCTGCTCTTGCATCTCTACTGTCACTATATGCTGGTGCtctgtgtaaaatatatgtcaCATCCTCACTCGTTTTGGTGACAAAATCAGTATGAGAAGTTGCATTTCCAACTGAAAATCCCAGTCTCTGTACATGCACTTACATACAGATGCAAATGTGTGATGAGTTAATGAAATGTGATATGTCCTTTGTCCTTTTTATCTTTCGTCCTTTGTTCTTACATTCCTTTCCTTTATTAGTTTCTCTGTAATTTCCAAGATGTCCCCCTTTACTTGTTGctgtagctctttctttttcttagaAAAAAGCAAATAGGAAAGAAAAGGTTAGCAAGGTGGAAGGAAGAGAACTCCGATTAGAAAATGTACCAATTCAGAAGGTCCTGCATTTCCCTGTCACACTTTCTATTAAATGTTATGTACCAcatatgtgatttgttttttttaatctgtgatATTAAGTGGGCAGCACAGGCAAAGCTGCTTGTTGTTTGtcattaacaataataattagtGGAGATTTTCACCAAGGTTAAGGTCACTGTAATTATGTTTATgcaattaataaaaaattacGTTTAGCCTAGATAGAAAACCATGCAGGCAATTACTGCAACCTCTAAATTTCATAGAGAGAAGATTTTAACTGGGTTTTATTGGTTAATCTCTACAATAACCCTGCACGGATTATTCCCAATTAGCTTAACAATGTAAGAATTCAAATTTTAATTATCCACTAGAAGATCATTATAATCGTCTTTAAGTAATTGGGGGTAATAAGACTGTAGTGGGATTTTTCCCTAAAATCATTACAAATGAATATTGGGGGGTAAAAGTATCTGCCAAatgccatttgttttcattagtgATACACTTTGTAGCCTCACAGATTTACAGTAACCACTGTGTTAGACCAAAGTGTAATTTTCCACAAGATAAAACTGCAGCAATAATCACATGAATTGCCTAGTTTCTGTGTCCTGTCTCAGGTATGCTCCCGTACCTCGACTGTGGACTCACTGGACTTGGTTACGCCTATGAAGCTTGCTATGGTAAAGTACCTACTTGTTCACATGATGTAATTTTACTGCTATGAAATGTGTAAATCATGTTaaatcagacatttttaaatgtcgCCATATCTGAAAACAGTGAGGGGCATGTAAACAAGCAGCAAACACAACCTTGACATAGTATTACCTCTTATGTTGATAGAAGAAACTTGTTAGgtgcttatttacacatccagcagattCAGAATATTAGCATTCATTGCAGCAAAGTTATAAAAGCTTATTTGTTGGCAAACAACACTGAAGACAATGTAGAAGTTTAGAGCTGAAGGAAAATGCCTTTGAGATACAATTAGTCTTATATCTCTAAACAACTAAGCCATGAGAAACTTTAAGAGTAATGGAATCATTTAGGAAATTTCTGTCtcggtctctctctctcgatAAAGTTCTGATACAGTATTTTGTTACTTTCTAATCTGTTTAAGATTTATAGTTCATTGTTGTCACGAGGACATCAGTACATTTACAGGcagagcaaaaaataaaaaaaaatgttgatttatgGTGTTTTGAGGGGCAAGATGCCTTCCACCTGTTCTGGTTGTCCAAGAGCCAAGATGATGGTCCAAACCCACGCAGGCATGATACGTCTTCCTGCCAACACAGACCATATAGAAcgactgaaaaacattttcagaaagATCCAAAGCCACAGTGTTTTATCAGCCCGACATACAGAGCCCTTTGTAGGCGTGCAGAGGAATAAGATGTCAGAAAGCATCTATGCATCAGGACAGAATAACAAGACAACTTTTAGACTCGATTTAAAATAATGATCCACGCATCCTGAAATACGGCCCCTAAATGATGAGCGACAACCACAGAGTCCACAGAGCAGTTAATTATATGTTTTGTCATTCTCACAACCTGTCCTGAGCTGCAGTAATGAGCTGTCTGTTATAGATCACaaattcatgcacacacagcttTAAAATTCACTTgtgataaaaatgataatacATGAAGGTTTTAAGTATAAAAATAGGAAAACCTGGATTGTTAATAGAAATTAGCATGAGTTTAATTTGCCAAAGCAGCAACAGTATCTGAAGTTTCCAGTCAGACTCTTTGCTAATTTACTGAAGCTCAGACTTGTGAAAATGaattataaaaataactgtTTACACTAATTTGGAAAGGAAATGTGCTACTCCCCTCTAATTTTCATTTGCCAGGCTTGCAGCCTTAACTGCAACTTACCAATGAagatgtgtgacaaaaaaaCTGAGAATTAACTTGAGACTTCTCCTGGAAGAGGAAAGCTTGTAACACTGTCAACAACAAACTCCTGAGCTCAGTTTGTTGTTTGCAATTTGCATTTTCCTATTTGGATCCTGCATGAACTATAATTACACATGCATCCATCAATTATCTATACTGCTGTGCAGCCATGCAAACAGTCCTCTGGAGGCTGTTTGGAGGTTATAGTTAGGGTAAGGGTTAGAGGTTTTGGTTGTTATAGTTGACTTTGGCATAAGGGAGGAGGGAATGGACTTTGTCactgagtgtcctcacaaagatataGGCCTAAGTATAagtatgtttctgtgtatgtatgtgcacagTTGCATGAGTCAGGTGATAAAGACGTCAGTGCTACATTTTCTCATCATCTGCTCCCCAGGCCTGTTGTGTGGATGGTAAGAACAacaacagctgttttcagaggCATTTCATATCACTTCTATTCACACAGAAGTTTCTTCAGTTTGAATATTTCATTATCAAGCATGGCTGCACTGCAAATGCTCCCAGTGTTGTTTGACCCCCacttgtctttttgtgtgtgtgtatgagcagaGCACAGATGCCTTCATatgaatattgtgtttttaaaaattatatacAATGGCGCGCATCAATGGACTATCACAATTGTTGAGTTAAATTAGcattttatgtgttatttttctaAAGTAAGCCCAAATATGTTTTGGTGTAGATTTAAGTGCCATGGTTTCAGCTGTGATTACTAAATGGTGCCAGCAGGGGGAGCACCCACCGAAGTGAGCACCAGCTGCCAGGCCTTTGCTCCTCAGGTAACGCAACTAAAACAGGTCAGTAGGAACTTAATCCTAGACACTTTTAAATCTTTCTGAGTGTATTTGATCATAAGCATAGAGCGAGTTTTGCTATGACCTGTTAGCTAACAACAACGCAACAATAGTGAGACAGTTTTTTGTTAGTTTATTGTGTTAATGTATAATTGGGGTTTCACTAGAGATATTGTTTGTGTAGCTGAATTTCATGGTGTTGAAGCATTAGTTTTAGTTATTCAGATTAACCTTAT
Coding sequences within it:
- the dalrd3 gene encoding DALR anticodon-binding domain-containing protein 3; the protein is MMENNVTEEPSPLRITPTVRALGSALRGKRENVPESSRGNSNRIFPEPEKLWFKESSAKNLRNRDFLSPSTMLNTLYADGQVPPAVMSRVLSLRGSGVLPVAAGEVMDEGLRVRVDRAAAFRAVLAGGATEYLMPSSKKQGCVVLNCPALHSKPNTPTPDTLTLGQLRTVLLADHMGALLRRQGFEVTYCPTLPEDSDIITFLRALGIDWPTAPANWTNEEREEKIQEALENCTYKERETERGRRTSGGGRKVEDGENERALRINLKRVFQEEGLLGYDPSLGTCTVHRDSVSHLAQLDLATADCTVATATALHVTSCQDEFRQQQIAMLWRASGAMHTQRHLVCGPVKTPGSHLTAAQYLQLRRGQMKEASEMKYGDQVEGQTWDDIIRVMTSATVRFELLSTVHTSPVTLDVQREGGVSTKGPRGGVFVMYNCARLHTLFDSYERGVEKGLYPEIPEGSQLDFSALKEEGEWLLLFNYVIPFSELLDQSGQALDSEGGGARVNIKTEQICKFLVSLSKDFSSYYNRVHVLGEPLPHLFNQMFCRLYLLRALRELYHSALDTLTLPPIRQL